Proteins encoded by one window of Lycium barbarum isolate Lr01 chromosome 11, ASM1917538v2, whole genome shotgun sequence:
- the LOC132617676 gene encoding potassium channel AKT1-like, whose protein sequence is MLRRFIVSPYERLYRAWEIFLVVLVIYTAWMSPFELGFLKEQEGPLSIIDNVVNAFFAIDIILTFFVAYLDKTTYLLVDDHKQIAWKYARTWFVIDAISTIPSELARKITPTLVRQYGLFNLLRVWRLRRVVVLFARLEQDRNFNFFRVRRVKCVCVTIFFVHCAGCFNHLIAINYPNPTKTWIGHSMDDFLNKDIWIRYVTAIYWSIATLTRVGYGDLHPMNTREMIFNIFYMLFTFCLKAYLIGNMTNFVIHGTSRTNQSVTCRDPLPETEHMLTHAKIFPTRVTVSCPEKGDITGDLILVTRSFQELLDIGYKIYGIKQAKVLINDWAEIDDFELIRDGDHLIFVSDQVNAEPNN, encoded by the exons ATGCTCCGTAGATTCATTGTTTCCCCTTATGAACGCCTTTATAG GGCATGGGAGATTTTCCTGGTGGTACTAGTGATTTATACAGCTTGGATGTCCCCTTTTGAGTTGGGATTTCTTAAGGAACAAGAAGGACCACTCTCCATAATTGACAATGTTGTCAATGCATTCTTTGCAATTGATATAATACTCACCTTCTTTGTAGCATATCTGGATAAAACCACGTACCTACTTGTTGATGATCACAAGCAGATTGCTTGGAAGTATGCAAGAACTTGGTTTGTAATTGATGCCATATCAACAATTCCTTCTGAACTTGCTCGCAAGATTACCCCAACTCTGGTACGTCAATATGGCTTATTCAATTTGCTACGTGTCTGGCGTTTACGAAGAGTTGTTGTCTTGTTTGCCAG ATTGGAACAAGATCGGAATTTCAATTTCTTTCGGGTTCGAAGAGTGAAGTGTGTATGT GTCACTATTTTTTTCGTTCACTGCGCTGGATGTTTTAATCATCTAATTGCAATTAATTATCCTAATCCAACCAAGACATGGATCGGACATTCCATGGATGACTTCCTTAATAAGGATATCTGGATTCGTTATGTCACTGCTATTTATTGGTCTATAGCTACTCTCACTAGAGTAGGCTATGGTGATTTGCATCCAATGAACACACGAGAGATGATATTCAACATTTTCTACATGCTTTTTACCTTTTGCTTGAAAGCGTATTTGATAGGAAATATGACCAATTTTGTGATCCATGGAACAAGTAGGACTAATCAATCT GTAACTTGTCGGGATCCACTGCCGGAGACAGAGCACATGTTAACCCATGCTAAAATCTTTCCAACAAGAGTTACAGTAAGTTGCCCTGAAAAGGGGGATATTACAGGGGACCTTATTTTAGTTACACGTAGCTTTCAAGAGCTGCTAGACATTGGTTACAAAATATATGGGATCAAGCAGGCCAAAGTGCTGATCAACGACTGGGCTGAAATTGATGACTTTGAGTTGATTAGAGATGGTGATCATTTAATTTTTGTTAGTGATCAAGTGAATGCTGAACCTAACAACTAA
- the LOC132619398 gene encoding uncharacterized protein LOC132619398: MAGIDPATQITPPSQIDSNDPLYIHSSDSPGMSLVNFIFDGRGLQGWRRTILIALSAKNKLGFINGTCKMPDPDSSGFHAWNRCNDMVTSWLLNSLSKDIADSVIYSKTAKDLYTDLEQRFGQSNGAKLFYLQKELSDIVQGNTDIAGYL, translated from the coding sequence ATGGCAGGAATAGATCCAGCAACTCAAATCACACCACCTTCACAAATTGATTCTAACGATCCTCTCTACATTCACTCATCAGACTCCCCTGGTATGAGCTTGGTAAATTTCATCTTCGATGGAAGAGGTTTACAAGGTTGGAGAAGGACTATTCTCATTGCtctttcggccaagaacaagctTGGGTTCATCAATGGGACCTGCAAGATGCCAGACCCAGATTCATCAGGTTTTCATGCATGGAATAGGTGCAATGATATGGTAACTTCTTGGTTGCTTAATTCTCTATCAAAAGACATAGCAGATAGTGTAATTTACTCAAAAACTGCTAAGGACTTATACACAGATTTAGAGCAAAGGTTTGGACAATCAAATGGTGCTAAGTTGTTTTATTTGCAAAAGGAACTAAGTGATATAGTTCAGGGAAACACTGATATAGCAGGGTATTTGTGA
- the LOC132618635 gene encoding potassium transporter 5-like yields MDIISIQEVPQQQQLIMEEVPQQTLPEATIVEMESGSMHVRTSEKAAKWWVLYLQMAIQSITLVYEDLGTAFHSLGVVYGDMGTSPIYVYSSTFSNGIKHEDDIIGVLSIIFYTITLIALVKYIFIVLRATYNGEGGTFALYSLICRHANVGLILTQGAEDGDLSTCSQELPNDANRLALRLKYKLENSKTWKLFLLLAAMLGTSMVIADSVLTPCISVLSAVGGLKKASSAVTEEGVVWIAIAILVLLFMVQRLGTDKVGIMFAPIICLWFSLIGSIGIYNLVKYDAKVVKAVNPIYIIDYFKRNKKNAWISLGGTVLSITGTEALFADVGHFTIRSIKISMCCVTYPALIVAYAGQASFLRKNSQFVADAFFKSIPHVVYWPTFVVAILASVIASQAMISGTFSIIQQSLPWGCFPRVQIVHTSNKHRGQVYIPEVNYLLMLACIAITLGFRTTERIGDAYGIAVVLVMSLTSLFIVLVMVLIWETHILIVMAYCLVIGGVEFIYFSSVLYKFNQGGYMQLVFALFLMSIMYIWNYVYRKIYNFELDQSISVNNVEETMARINCHRLPGLAIFHSDIVHSIPPIFKHYLTNVPAVHSVLLFVSFKSLPMSESPTEKRFIFSRAHPADLYVFHCVVTYGYNDIRNSQEPFESSLLERFREFISEQQEEESVKDRELEVLDRALQNAVVHLEGVRDVIAKEESSMVKKVVINYCYNFLNRNIRQRNKVFDVPHKHMLNIGMTYEL; encoded by the exons ATGGATATCATCAGCATCCAGGAAgtcccacaacaacaacaattgatCATGGAGGAAGTTCCTCAGCAAACTTTACCGGAGGCTACTATTGTAGAAATGGAGTCCGGTAGCATGCATGTCCGCACATCCGAAAAG GCAGCCAAGTGGTGGGTGTTATATTTACAAATGGCTATTCAAAGCATTACACTAGTATATGAAGATCTTGGAACAGCATTCCATAGCCTGGGGGTGGTGTACGGAGATATGGGAACCTCACCCATCTACGTTTACTCAAGCACATTCTCTAATGGGATCAAACACGAGGACGATATAATTGGGGTCCTCTCCATCATTTTCTACACCATCACCCTAATAGCTCTTGTCAAATATATCTTCATCGTTCTCCGAGCCACTTACAATGGAGAAG GAGGTACATTTGCATTGTATTCTTTGATATGTCGACATGCAAATGTGGGCTTAATTCTAACTCAAGGAGCAGAAGACGGAGACTTGTCGACTTGCAGCCAGGAGTTGCCAAATGATGCCAATCGTCTGGCTCTAAGACTCAAATATAAGCTAGAAAACAGCAAAACTTGGAAGTTGTTTCTTCTCCTTGCCGCGATGCTCGGTACTTCCATGGTCATTGCGGACAGTGTTCTCACTCCCTGCATTTCAG TATTGTCTGCTGTGGGAGGTCTAAAAAAAGCAAGTTCAGCCGTGACAGAAG AGGGGGTAGTTTGGATAGCAATTGCTATTTTAGTGCTTCTCTTCATGGTGCAAAGACTAGGAACAGACAAAGTAGGAATAATGTTTGCACCAATAATTTGTCTTTGGTTTTCACTGATCGGTAGTATTGGCATCTATAACTTGGTTAAGTACGATGCAAAAGTTGTGAAAGCCGTTAACCCGATATATATCATAGACTATTTCAAGAGAAACAAGAAGAATGCTTGGATTTCTCTTGGCGGTACTGTTCTCTCAATAACAG GAACTGAGGCGCTATTTGCAGATGTCGGCCATTTCACTATTCGATCTATAAAAATAAGCATGTGTTGTGTAACATATCCAGCTCTAATTGTAGCGTATGCTGGACAAGCCTCTTTTCTAAGGAAGAATAGTCAGTTTGTCGCTGATGCATTTTTCAAGTCCATACCAC ATGTTGTATATTGGCCAACTTTTGTGGTGGCGATTTTAGCCTCAGTAATAGCGAGTCAAGCTATGATTTCTGGGACGTTTTCGATAATTCAACAGTCCCTCCCGTGGGGATGCTTCCCTCGTGTTCAAATTGTTCATACATCGAACAAGCACCGAGGACAAGTCTACATCCCGGAAGTCAATTATCTTCTTATGTTAGCCTGCATCGCCATTACTCTTGGATTCAGGACTACTGAAAGGATTGGGGACGCTTATG GTATAGCTGTTGTGCTTGTGATGAGCTTGACATCACTATTCATTGTATTAGTCATGGTTCTGATCTGGGAAACTCACATCCTCATCGTGATGGCCTATTGTCTGGTTATTGGTGGGGTTGAGTTTATCTACTTCAGCTCCGTGCTATATAAGTTTAATCAAGGGGGATATATGCAGCTTGTTTTTGCCTTGTTCCTTATGTCAATTATGTACATATGGAATTATGTGTACAGGAAGATATACAACTTTGAGCTAGACCAGAGTATCTCAGTCAATAATGTGGAAGAAACAATGGCTAGGATAAATTGTCATCGCTTACCAGGACTTGCTATCTTCCATTCAGATATTGTCCACAGTATTCCACCTATTTTCAAGCACTACCTAACAAATGTGCCCGCCGTGCATTCTGTACTTCTGTTTGTGTCCTTCAAGTCACTTCCTATGAGTGAATCTCCAACGGAAAAAAGATTCATTTTCAGTCGAGCGCATCCAGCTGATTTGTATGTTTTCCACTGTGTGGTGACATACGGATATAATGATATTCGCAACAGCCAAGAGCCATTTGAAAGCTCGCTACTTGAGAGGTTCAGGGAGTTCATAAGTGAACAACAGGAGGAAGAATCAGTAAAAGATAGAGAACTTGAAGTGCTAGACAGAGCCCTGCAAAACGCGGTGGTTCATCTTGAAGGGGTCCGCGATGTAATAGCCAAAGAGGAATCTAGTATGGTCAAGAAAGTTGTAATAAATTATTGTTATAACTTTTTAAATAGGAACATAAGGCAGAGGAATAAGGTGTTTGATGTCCCTCACAAGCACATGTTAAACATAGGAATGACATATGAACTTTAG